Proteins encoded together in one Bombus pascuorum chromosome 16, iyBomPasc1.1, whole genome shotgun sequence window:
- the LOC132915181 gene encoding putative fatty acyl-CoA reductase CG5065 has translation MDTIDKKSNESANKGLNKTNTLEEFYAGSGILVTGVTGFLGKGLLEKLIREFPRIAAIFILIRSKTDETIEQRFKKLIDDPIYGIKAKNPSLFSRVYPVKGDVSLPDLGLSQQDRSLLLEKVNIVFHAAATVRFNEPLHVAVNVNTKGTARVIELWNELKNPISFVHVSTAYSNAHLHEIEEKVYTTSLKPSEMIDVCNKFNKTSINQIEKEILKTYPNTYTFSKNLAEQIVANNCKDLPVAIVRPSIIGASLEDPCPGWIQNISGFTSILLLISRGCATAIRGRKDARVDLVPVDFVIDTIICTAWHVTLHPEHEVKVYNCTSNANPFRWGHLQQLVLKYSREMPMNDTLWYPGCPMIANKYIFNVLSVIPYVLPAFVIDTFLRLRGSKPIMIKLLKKSNKLFTALSYFTTNEWTFQRDNCSDLARKVKMLHDSDMVKLDLEDMDWKKYVAIYLMGIRKFILKQEFQSAAQERLSRLYWIHQITKISGIVILLWIILCFVY, from the exons ATGGATACAATCGATAAAAAAAGCAATGAAAGTGCGAATAAAGGATTGAATAAGACGAATACTCTCGAAGAATTCTATGCCGGTAGTGGGATTCTTGTGACTGGAGTAACCGGTTTCCTTGGAAAAGGCCTCTTAGAAAAACTAATCCGCGAGTTTCCTCGCATCGCTGCCATCTTTATACTAATTCGATCAAAAACGGACGAAACGATAGAACAACGATTTAAGAAGCTCATAGATGATCCC ATTTATGGCATTAAAGCAAAGAACCCCTCACTTTTCAGCAGAGTTTATCCCGTGAAAGGTGACGTGAGTTTGCCGGATTTAGGTCTTTCGCAACAAGATAGAAGTCTGTTGTTAGAGAAAGTAAACATAGTGTTTCACGCTGCGGCCACTGTGAGATTCAACGAGCCGTTACACGTGGCTGTTAATGTCAATACGAAAGGTACTGCGCGTGTCATCGAACTTTGGAACGAACTAAAGAATCCAATTAGCTTCGTCCACGTTAGCACAGCTTACAGTAATGCGCATCTACATGAGATCGAGGAAAAAGTTTATAC CACGAGCTTGAAACCTTCAGAAATGATCGATGTGTGTAACAAATTCAACAAAACGTCGATCaatcaaatagaaaaagagattTTAAAAACTTATCCAAACACATACACATTCAGTAAGAATTTAGCAGAGCAGATTGTAGCAAACAATTGCAAAGATCTGCCAGTTGCGATAGTGCGGCCAAGCATAATTGGTGCCTCTTTGGAAGATCCATGTCCTGGTTGGATACAGAATATTTCTGGATTTACAA GTATTCTTCTGCTAATCAGTAGAGGATGTGCAACAGCAATACGGGGTAGGAAAGATGCAAGAGTGGATTTAGTGCCCGTCGATTTCGTAATCGATACGATAATATGTACTGCATGGCATGTCACGCTACATCCTGAGCACGAAGTTAAAGTTTACAACTGCACGAGTAACGCTAATCCTTTTAG GTGGGGTCACTTGCAACAGCTGGTGTTGAAGTATAGCAGAGAAATGCCAATGAACGATACACTATGGTACCCGGGTTGTCCAATGATagctaataaatatattttcaacgttCTGAGTGTAATTCCGTATGTTTTACCTGCGTTCGTCATAGATACATTTTTAAGACTGCGAGGTAGTAAACCAAT aATGATAAAACTTCTAAAAAAGAGCAACAAGCTGTTCACAGCGTTGtcatattttactacaaatgAATGGACCTTTCAAAGGGATAACTGTTCCGACTTGGCGAGGAAGGTGAAAATGTTACACGACAGCGATATGGTCAAACTAGATTTGGAGGATATGGACTGGAAGAAGTATGTCGCAATTTACCTGATGGGAATTaggaaatttattctaaaacAAGAGTTTCAATCAGCAGCCCAAGAACGATTATCAAG gtTGTACTGGATACATCAGATCACCAAAATATCCGgtatagtaattttattatggataatattatgttttgtATACTGA